In Camelina sativa cultivar DH55 chromosome 17, Cs, whole genome shotgun sequence, the genomic stretch aTGAACcggataatttaaataaaattgttaacccGGTAAAGCCCGTCCGCTAAACCATCCTGCAACggatttaaatattttcgaGCCGCAAAATGTCTTTGCATCCGTTCCGCTTGAATTTTTGAGATCCGCGTGGGTTACACATGCATTTCATgatttcaataaatcattttttaatagaaaaatatatctaaagcttaaatttaattaatatttatgtgataaagttttttagaataacatatttgttttttaaaaaaatacaatgatatttaattgtaaataataaatctaaataaGGTTAAATAGTTAAATGTGTTTCCCGGCAGCACATCAACTTTTTCAAAACTGTGCTTTTCTATTACTAATACTAGAATAGTACCTGCGCTACGCCGCGagttgttttttataattttttattatatacatttttatgtttattttttgtatgttgtaTGTAATTTTAGTCTGTTAGCTTTCTCATCACAGCTCATACAacatgctaaaaaaaaaaaaaaagctcataCAACAAATGGACaatcattataaatttaatattttccaaaTAGACCAACATGTATAGGCAGACATTTAAGCAGTCCCCTTCTCATAAAGTTAAGGAGTACAAATCACTGTTAAAAGTAACTCACACTTGCTAATACCCTTATAACACAATACTCATAACATATTCAAGATCATAGTTCAGTCTACAAATTTCTAATCCAGATAATTCAAACACATCATAGAAAATTCTACAACACAGACAATTGTTGAGCATATACTCAGCAACTATTGAAgagtaaataaagaaagaaattactGCATATCTgcaaataccaccctcaccttagcCTTAACTTGTTGGAGACTTACAACTTGGTTCtccataaacaaaaacatatattcatgTATGTCCAGTGTCACTTAGTGATCTCATTGGTGACTGGAGGAACATCTACCGTTTGTTCTGAACATACAAAAACCTAGTCCCTACACCGCgagatatttttctaaatttgtttatcttattataaatataatttgtagtaattaaataaaatttagtatttgatGTTTTACATTTACTTTTAGATTGTAGTGTCTTTTGCTTATCggaattaattttttatttatatcgctaaattttgtaattataattatattctttATTCGTAATTAGAAAGATAatgttacaaaattaaaaatataatatattttcaattgataattattattttccattttctgatttgttaaaattgtttagAGACTATAAATTGGGAAAATTGTTTTTGAAACCgattcaatatttttctttgataatttTTGAAGAACACCAACCACATATATGAGCATGACAATGCaccatattatgttttaatataatttttttttgtaaacacattttttaaagaatacACATTCTGTAGACAcattaaattcatattttctatttttaactaaGTTTTGGAAAATAGCTCTGCtcagtttaataattaaactaaaccataataatttaataataacaactccatttttaatataattttttttttgtcaacaacaaagAAATTAACTCAAATGAGCCAATTTGGGGGAAAAACGTTTACAAACTTAACATGCTGCGGAgaagataatataatttttttttgtaaacacattttttaaaacacatattATGTAGACAcatcaaattcatattttatatttttaactaagttttgaaaaatagcTTTGCTCAtttcaataattaaactaaaccgaactaacaatttaataataacaactccagtttttaactttaaaaaaaaaaaaactccgtTTACGATCTTATCATCTCATGAATACGATTCAATAACTAATCTCAATTCTAATTTAGTAACTTCAATATCACAACCAACGTCATGACTGCGCACTAAAAAAACCAAAGCACCACTTCGACAAACCCATTCAAAAATCTGAAACAGAGATTAGCTCAGTCACTCATTTTCAAAACAGGGAAAGTGATATAAACCTGTGTTTGTGAAACAAGGCAAGTAAACAAAATGGCAAATTCGgaggaaaacaaattatgtcGAAGCTAATTAATTCAGCTCAAGTACAATTTAGCAATTGGAATCAAGCAAAGCAAATAACTAAAGTAAGAGCTTTTTTCATTTACAAACTAAATCTCTTTTACTTCAATAACCAAAGGGAGCGACTGTAAAAGTGaagcaagaaaagagaaaaacaaaagcaaatcatCCTAAttgaaaccaaacccaaaccaaacttTTGGCACATCTAAGGTATTAGTAGgagacaaaagaacaaaagaacacaaaagtACATGACAAATGTGAAGTCTTGATTTGCTTAAGAGATGTTCATAGCTTCAGCATGATATCTTTCGAGATCTTTGTCAAGGTCCGCAGCCGACTTCCATCCAAGAGTACATTGTTGTATTTCTTCATAGCTAGCATTGTATCATTTCTTCTCATCTACACAACTTCAGCCGATCCCTGTATGACACAGAACATCATATGTCAAAAGTCACAGGAATGCAGTAAAgagcaaataaaacaaaacttacattTGGACGCCCATTCCTGTCAAAGTGAACCGCATATCTTTTCAGCTCTCCAATCTAGCATATAAATCCTATAAACTTtatatgatataaatttttacCATTTGTTCGTTGAGGAACCTAAGTATATATCAAATGATGACATTGTAGTGGGGCACAAGTCAATTGACCTAAGCTTGACTCAAACTTTGTCACTGAAACTCTTTTCTCAAATTAAAATcacctctttctttttttcttatcactccttgtttattgttttctgatGAGATACTTGGTTTTAAAACtaaagaatcaaatcaaaactaaataataagTGACCCATCTCTAAGCTTATCTCTGTAACTACCACACATCCAGCTCaaaacataaacccaaaaaagcaATATCTAAAAAGCAATCAAAGAAGATGACCATAACTTCAAAACAGATAACATAAAAATCCTTTCAAGATCCAAATCCAAACCAACGAATTTGAAATGATATCATGACGAGATCAGAAGAAGATTGAATTTTAATAGATGAGGACGAAGAAGCATCAATTTGCTACGGAGACATCGAGGGACATTTAAGGGGGGTTATTGgatccttgattttaatggatttagaaatccaagttaaatcatgtgttattcaatcattcattttaaaatctttattaaaattctGTGTTATTGGATCTATGAATtctaaatcctaattaaaatcACCCCTTATTCATTATTAAAGATTTGAGTATGGATTTGATTTCATATTGGATTTGGatggatttgaaaatatgttttacttatAAATATAGAGATTGAAATCCTTGGTCTCCACCTAGTTATTTGGgtggatttggaaaaaaaatcacaatacgtaataatgaaagaaagaatgacatgataataataaaaagcatAAAGAGTGTGTTCATGCACAAACATAACAATACGTATCGGACATGATAAATTATGAAGCACCTAATAAAAAATCAAGGGGTTCGAAGACAAAAAATCATGAAGCacctaataaaaataattcaacttaTAAACAGAAAGCAGAAAGGATGATCCCCTAATAATAATTAGCACTCCATCACGTTACGCTAAATCCAACCATAACGCTCATCAGTGGACATGCTAACAAAGACTTCTTTCATTCCTAATTGGTGAATCACTTTGACTGCATCGTAACGAACGTTTTCTTCCAAATTAGGAACTTCTTTGATAGCTTCCCAtacattatttcttttcttctcgacCTCTCTTTGTTCagcttctctttgttgtcttgtttctctttcttgtatTAGATCGAAGAGTTTATGAGTTACTGTTGTCAATGAATTCATCTCAGCATGGACATCTGTTGAACCTTCAGATTGACTTGATGGTTCACTTACATTGTTAGTATTGCTTCTATGCTTCCTTCTTAAAGGTAGTTTGTCTAGAGTGCCCCTTGCATTGCTGCATACAAAAGACAAAGgtgtttcataattttctgcGAAAGTTTACATAATTTTCTGCGAAAGTTTTGTCGAACGGATATTTTTCCAGAAGAAATCGAGAGTGCAGAAGAAGTTGTCGAAGAAATTAATGACGATGATAATGCTGAAGTACTTACAAcccaagaacaacaaagagaatatgccaatgagtggagagagacAATAGCATCAAACATGTGGACTGATTCACTTGAGAATACTACATaagagattatttttataagttctatttcttttataatttttgaattctattctctaggattttcaaatccactttctttgactttcaaatccacattatttgattttcaaatccatattatttgatttaaaaatccatggattccatatggatttccaaatcttataaggatttcaaatccattaaaatcaaggatcCAATAACCCCCCCTTAGAAGTGAGGAGAAGAAGGTcgcaaatcagaaaaaaaataattttattcctTCAACAGATATAGTGAGTCACCAATATTATTCTTAGctgtattattgttttattttgattggATATTCATTTTAACTGAGGTGTCACTCTCTGCTTCAATACAAAAGCTAAGGTGTCAAGCTCTGGAAAGAAAcaccttcttcttttattgtattgatatagGGGATAATAAACTTATCATCAATACAATCTTGTAAAAGTATTTACatagaattttcttttataacctTTATTGTTTTGGTTCTGGTCATTCATTAGGCATCATCGAATTTTATGTCTCATTGCCATTGGGAATGTTTAAACCAATTGGTcggaaaatatattaattactaatcaacatgtatgtaaaaaattatgtgattCTTTGAGAACAAATTcttttaataatgaaaatagACTTGAATATGGTCACAAGTCACAACTCACATActgtaatttaaataatttttttttcataaataaatatgttttgatcTCATCtactttattaaaatttgtgaatgtataatttacaaatagaGTATATGATAGTTCGCGGTTCAGTTAATGTTGACGTTTTCTGGTAAATGACAATTAAAAAACTAGAACCCAGCCGTGCGGTTTAGACAAAAATATGAATCTATATAAAGATGTATATACTCAATAAGCTAATGATTAAAATCGTCTTAATCTATAGTTTAGTCGTTGTCAATTGTGAGTTGTGTAGCGGTAAGTCCGGAATTAAAATCCTATTATTCCTATCCACTTCCCATAATATACTATATtgcattttaaaaatgttagggttggtattattttataaaactattcaGATTAATAACTTAGATTAAAGGAACtagaatttttattatttattttttaatttcctgATAGCTCAGggaatcaaaaattaaaaatatatagtgtCGACAGAATGTATTCCTTTTCCTAGCAAAGCATATTCCACTGTTTTAAAAACCAATtagaaaactaaaattcaacttttaaaccctttgatttttaaatattccATCTGGGATATTATATCCAGTTGAaagaatcttttattttatattttggatccattccttttctaattttttatttaggaCAAAGCAACTATTTTCATACTGAATCTGATGAATACAAAAGCCAAGTGGACAGTCATCAACCACATAACCTTCGACCTCGAAACTAAACCACCCACCAGGCCACCACTAGACCATCATATTATTAGATCACCACCATTtaattataacttaaaaaatgTGACGTCGTTATAAACATTGTAAATTATCACTGAAAACGAAGTTATAATTCAAAACTAAAtgacaataaatattaaatacacTAACATTCAACTAAAAGCTTTTTAAATGTGCACGGAGCATTGCAAATTTTTTAATTGCCGATAATATTCCTCATTAAAGAAAAGGGAATTTTTTTCATTGATTCTAcgaataaaaaaatgtgttgtatttaatttaaatatacaatGTGACCCTTCGGTTCCTTCCGGAGGCCAAAAAGTTCAGATTTCTCATTCATCGTACATAGAATGATAGAAGTATTTGTTATAATATTACGatgtgttttgatttatataataagattgtaATAATAGAATTTGGTCCATTCAATTTCGCAGTAATGACTAATGACTATATGTATTCTTGTTAGTGAATTGATATACAATAAGATATGAATCAGatgatcaagaaaaaaaaagatatggaaAAGACTATAAGATTCAATTATACTATGATTCTTCTTCGATATTTCCCGGTAATGATCGAGATAATTGTAAACAATGTTAAAAGCAGCGTGGACCGTTCGATCAAGAACGCTTATAGAGACCGTCCGATGTCTCGTTTTGAAAACAtcaaacgagaaaaaaaaacaaaaagtttctaattttgttaTTCGATTTTcccaaataaaaatatcattaaaggACGGCATTGAATCTGAAAGTGACATGCCTAAAAAAAtgattcttctttgttctttctaatttctatttttttataatataaaagtaaatatattaaaaaccttcatcttcctcttccttatTTAAACTCCTCTGTTACACTCTCCAAACTCTTAAGCAAAATTAAttgaaagtaaagagaaaaaaaaaacacagagagactctcttttgttttagaagtttctaaaaataatgGACGTTTTTGATGGCCTTCCTGATCCGATCATCGTCGACATATTGAACAAAGTTGGAGACGTTAGAACCATACTTCGTTGCAGCTCCCTCTCCAAACGTTTCAACTCACTTGCACCACAGTCCGAGTCACTCATCCTCCGACTTGACCACTCCGAGTCCGATTCACCCAACATTTTCCGATCTTTATTCAACTCCTTTCAcggtctcctctctcttttctctaaaCCGACCAAACCGATCCTAACTCCGGCTCTATCTCCGAGTCTCCCTTCCAAGATTCTCTCACGTTTCGACAAGATCCGGAGTTTGGACGTCGAGCTTCCACGTGGCGACGTAAAACTCGACAAAGGCGCCGCCGTTAAGTGGAAAGCCGAGTTTGGGAAACTCTCAAGAGCTGCGTCGTCGTTGCCTTCCGTTCCGCTGCCACCGTGTCTCCTCCCGTCGCCGTCGACGGTGAGTCAGACGCCGAGTTCGTGAATGGACTGAAGACACGCGTGGTGTGTACGATAAACTCCTTGATGGCTGCTTCGACCCGTCATTACTTGATGAGCGAAGTCGTGAAGGAGCATGAGGAGATTGAGAGTTTGGTTATACGTGACGTAGAAGGTGAAGGGATCGTGGTGATGGACGCTGAAGGGCTTAAAGAGTTCAGATCGACGCGTGGGGAAGACGAGGAGGAGCGCGTGGTGAGAAACCGGAGGAGTGTGGTACCGAGCGTTAAGATGAGTATGAGACACGCGCCGTCGCTTATGCTTAAGAGTAGTGGTGTGTGTTTAGAATCAGCGACGCTCGTGATCGTACGACCAAGCGGAGTAGAATACGACGTCGGAGATGATGCTGAGCTGGCGACGGAAGCTTTCGCCGGGAACTGTATGTACGGTGAAGCGGTCGTCGCTTTGTTAAAGTGCAAGAAGACGGCTTTAGAGATGAattcattttaatttaaaacttttgttgGGCCTTGTAATGGGCCTTGTGGATGCTgcttgtaaaatatgttttttttttttgtgccgtGTGCGCATTTTTATAATAAGGTGTACCGTGTACAAATAAAAGTTGGCTTTACACTTTACTTGGCGTTCAAATTTGGTCAATCGTTCGAAGCATA encodes the following:
- the LOC104756573 gene encoding LOW QUALITY PROTEIN: F-box protein At1g22220-like (The sequence of the model RefSeq protein was modified relative to this genomic sequence to represent the inferred CDS: inserted 1 base in 1 codon) translates to MDVFDGLPDPIIVDILNKVGDVRTILRCSSLSKRFNSLAPQSESLILRLDHSESDSPNIFRSLFNSFHGLLSLFSKPTKPILTPALSPSLPSKILSRFDKIRSLDVELPRGDVKLDKGAAVKWKAEFGXTLKSCVVVAFRSAATVSPPVAVDGESDAEFVNGLKTRVVCTINSLMAASTRHYLMSEVVKEHEEIESLVIRDVEGEGIVVMDAEGLKEFRSTRGEDEEERVVRNRRSVVPSVKMSMRHAPSLMLKSSGVCLESATLVIVRPSGVEYDVGDDAELATEAFAGNCMYGEAVVALLKCKKTALEMNSF